One window from the genome of Sesamum indicum cultivar Zhongzhi No. 13 linkage group LG15, S_indicum_v1.0, whole genome shotgun sequence encodes:
- the LOC105178243 gene encoding vacuolar protein sorting-associated protein 55 homolog, giving the protein MFSASILLQILACAIYNNWWPMLSALMYVLVPMPCLFFGGGSTQFLTSRDGGGWMDAAKFLTGASAVGSVAIPIILRHAGLIGTGAMFIEFTSFFIFVCTVLCFHRASLDDEW; this is encoded by the exons ATGTTTTCAGCTAGCATCCTGCTCCAAATCTTG GCTTGTGCAATATACAACAACTGGTGGCCGATGCTATCAG CTCTAATGTATGTACTGGTGCCAATGCCTTGTCTGTTTTTTGGCGGTGGGTCCACTCAGTTCCTAACCAGTCGAGATGGTGGGGG GTGGATGGATGCTGCTAAGTTTTTAACTGGAGCATCTGCTGTCGGAAGTGTGGCTATTCCAATTATTCTGAGGCATGCAGGCTTAATTGGGACTGGAGCTATGTTCATTGAGTTCACATCTTTCTTCATTTTCGTCTGCACAGTCCTTTGCTTTCATCGTGCTAGTCTTGATGACGAGTGGTAA
- the LOC105178244 gene encoding protein NETWORKED 2D-like — MLQRAASNAYSWWWASHIRTKQSKWLEQSLQDMEEKVQAILKLIEEDGDSFAKRAEMYYKRRPELISSVEEVYKAFRAMGDRYDLLSKELQNANHTIATVFPEQVQFEMGEDEYCPTPKIPEKPQIPELNMLNVPQVPKAPSPDLKRIMSAASKQLHRRKSTKVENWIKAADVKSGLTKDEALAEINKLQKEILALQTVKEFVKSSYESGVAKYWEMENQIMDMQKRVSRLQDEFNMGSVIEDDEARTLMAEAALKTCQETLAMLQEKQEKSTREAREEYKKIEAAGQRVQSLRQKFMREQNDEKEPSEGDEKCTKANSSGKDVDALIQETKEIEAFGDNTKESLDLSSLANLTVSQMAEKIDQLVNKVISLETAVSSQTVLVNTLRTETDDLNAQIRHLENENENLIDDTHNLSNRVKEMEEKLNKIQDLNKNVENHHSSLQSNFAEARCSLDHLSERLSSVKPDDEVEEPDSSPYEHKFPGEHKDHKDVPVQGESASKIEAVEDVKEVDVDIQASDPSAPKGIKKSVSFFDRKPKEQAPVDHPNDPDKEINWQEMLLSGMEDREKILLKEYTTILRNYKDVKKKLSVMEKKERDSQFDITVQIRELKKAITKRDEEIQHLRQRLNLVQGDMDVKEDTSQQSTSSGDRSVKPDSGNEDSDVTKDANIPITKQDDEIKLVFMDSAPSTSKVEEKLRTDIDALLDENLEFWLRFSTTFHQVQKFKNEVQDLQDETSKLKEKRKPDGNFPAQIKSEVRPIYKHLREIQTALHLWLDQSMSLKDELKQRFASLCSIQEDITKALKEGVEEDEIRFSSHQAAKFQGEILNMKHENNKVREELQAGIDHVHKLELEVEETLKQLNSEFGISSDQQDSLNRPRIPLRSFIFGTKKKQKHSIFSCMHPYKRYHVSKASSRISDR, encoded by the exons ATGTTGCAGAGAGCTGCAAGCAATGCGTATTCATGGTGGTGGGCAAGCCACATTCGGACAAAGCAATCGAAATGGCTCGAGCAGAGCCTTCAAG ACATGGAAGAGAAAGTGCAAGCGATACTTAAGCTAATTGAAGAGGATGGAGACTCGTTCGCGAAGAGGGCTGAGATGTACTACAAGAGGAGGCCGGAGCTCATAAGCAGTGTAGAAGAAGTTTACAAGGCATTCCGGGCAATGGGAGACCGTTACGACCTCTTATCCAAAGAACTCCAAAACGCCAATCATACAATTGCAACTGTGTTTCCGGAACAGGTTCAGTTTGAAATGGGGGAGGACGAGTACTGTCCTACCCCAAAAATTCCGGAGAAACCACAGATCCCAGAACTGAATATGCTGAACGTTCCACAAGTTCCCAAGGCACCAAGTCCGGATTTGAAGAGGATTATGTCTGCAGCTTCAAAGCAACTCCACCGCAGGAAATCaacaaaagtagaaaattgGATCAAAGCTGCTGATGTGAAATCTGGTTTGACCAAAGATGAAGCCTTGGCGGAGATAAACAAGCTTCAGAAAGAGATTCTAGCATTGCAGACCGTAAAAGAGTTTGTCAAGAGCTCCTATGAAAGCGGGGTGGCAAAGTACTGGGAGATGGAGAACCAGATCATGGATATGCAGAAAAGGGTGTCGAGGTTGCAAGATGAGTTTAATATGGGCAGTGTTATTGAGGATGATGAGGCTCGGACTTTAATGGCTGAGGCCGCCCTTAAAACGTGTCAAGAAACATTGGCAATGTTGCAGGAGAAGCAAGAAAAGTCGACGAGAGAAGCAAGAGAggaatataagaaaattgaagcaGCCGGTCAACGCGTGCAGTCCCTCAGACAGAAGTTTATGCGAGaacaaaatgatgaaaaagagCCGAGTGAAGGTGATGAAAAGTGTACGAAGGCAAATAGCTCAGGTAAAGATGTGGATGCCTTGATACAAGAAACGAAGGAAATTGAAGCTTTCGGGGATAATACTAAAGAAAGCTTGGATTTGAGCTCATTGGCAAATCTGACAGTGTCTCAAATGGCAGAGAAGATTGATCAGCTAGTCAACAAGGTGATCAGCTTAGAAACTGCAGTATCGTCTCAGACAGTTCTTGTGAACACGTTAAGAACAGAAACTGATGATCTTAATGCACAGATTCGGCATTTGGAAAATGAGAATGAGAATCTGATCGATGACACTCATAATTTAAGCAACAGGGTGaaagaaatggaagaaaaacTGAACAAGATCCAGGATTTGAACAAGAATGTCGAAAACCATCACAGCAGTCTCCAATCAAACTTTGCTGAAGCTCGTTGCAGTCTTGATCACTTGTCTGAGAGACTATCTAGTGTAAAACCAGACGATGAGGTAGAGGAACCCGATTCGTCACCTTATGAACACAAGTTCCCCGGGGAGCACAAAGATCACAAAGACGTGCCAGTTCAAGGCGAGAGTGCTTCCAAAATAGAAGCTGTAGAGGATGTCAAAGAAGTGGATGTTGATATCCAGGCTTCTGATCCATCTGCACCTAAAGGAATCAAAAAATCAGTTTCATTCTTTGACCGGAAGCCAAAGGAACAGGCTCCTGTGGATCACCCCAATGATCCTGACAAAGAGATAAACTGGCAGGAGATGCTCTTAAGTGGCATGGAGGACCGAGAGAAGATTCTCCTTAAAGAATATACAACGATTCTTAGGAACTATAAGGATGTCAAGAAGAAGCTAAGTGTTatggagaagaaagaaagggaTAGCCAATTTGATATAACAGTGCAAATTAGAGAGCTAAAGAAAGCTATTACGAAGAGGGATGAAGAAATTCAACATCTACGACAAAGGTTAAACCTTGTGCAAGGAGATATGGATGTGAAGGAAGATACCAGCCAACAATCTACTTCTTCGGGAGACCGGAGTGTTAAGCCTGATTCAGGAAATGAGGATTCGGATGTAACTAAAGATGCCAATATTCCCATCACAAAACAAGAcgatgaaatcaaattggttTTCATGGACAGCGCCCCATCCACCTCGAAAGTTGAAGAAAAGCTCCGGACAGATATCGATGCTTTACTAGACGAGAACCTGGAGTTCTGGTTAAGATTTAGCACTACGTTTCATCAGGTGCAGAAGTTCAAGAATGAAGTTCAAGATCTACAAGATGAAACATCGAAACTCAAAGAGAAACGGAAACCGGATGGGAATTTTCCAGCACAAATAAAATCAGAAGTCAGGCCAATCTACAAGCACTTGAGAGAAATACAGACGGCACTACACTTGTGGTTGGACCAAAGCATGTCGCTGAAAGATGAGCTGAAACAAAGATTTGCATCATTGTGCAGCATTCAGGAGGACATCACGAAAGCTTTAAAAGAAGGCGTCGAGGAGGACGAAATCAGATTCAGCAGCCATCAAGCTGCAAAGTTCCAGGGTGAGATTCTTAACATGAAGCACGAGAACAACAAGGTCAGAGAAGAATTGCAGGCTGGCATAGATCATGTCCACAAACTTGAACTTGAAGTCGAAGAGACGCTAAAACAGTTGAACAGTGAGTTTGGCATTTCTAGTGATCAACAGGATAGTTTGAACCGGCCCCGAATTCCTCTACGCTCGTTTATCTTTGGAACCAAGAAGAAACAGAAGCATTCTATTTTCTCCTGCATGCATCCCTACAAAAGATACCATGTCTCCAAGGCTTCTTCTCGTATTTCAGATCGTTAa
- the LOC105178245 gene encoding uncharacterized protein At1g04910 isoform X1: MRHISHSESYKQRGGTMAGALVLLLPFLFPSLFTPFSHALPSVLSEWNAPKPRHSRLLKSALQRQTSDEQQAELWMPLAHQGWRPCARSGSTSTALPEKSQGYIQVFLDGGLNQQRMGICDAVALAKILNATLIIPHLEVNPVWQDSSTFMDIFDVDHFINVLKDDIRIAKELPEEYFWSTREYYATAIRATRVKTAPVHASANWYLENVLPVLQSYGIAAIAPFSHRLAFDNMPEDIQRLRCKVNFQALDFVPHIRALGDALVNRLRYPHSTSEVDSASYLKNVGGGSKDKQGTGKFVVLHLRFDKDMAAHSACDFGGGKAEKLALAKYRQVIWQGRVLNSQFTDEELRSQGRCPLTPEEIGLLLAALGFDNSTRLYLASHKVYGGAARISTLRSIFPFMEDKKSLASTEERAQIKGKASLLAAVDYYVSMHSDIFISASPGNMHNAVVGHRTYENLKTIRPNMALLGQLFLNKSLTWLEFQEAVVKGHKSRQGLLRLRKPEQSIYTYPAPDCMCSA; the protein is encoded by the exons ATGAGGCATATCTCTCACTCTGAGAGTTATAAACAAAGAGGAGGAACCATGGCTGGTGCCCTTGTGCTGCTGCTGCCCTTTCTGTTTCCCAGTCTTTTCACTCCTTTCAGCCATGCTTTACCCTCTGTTCTCTCG GAGTGGAATGCTCCAAAGCCTAGACACTCACGACTACTTAAGAGTGCTCTGCAACGCCAAACT TCTGATGAGCAACAGGCTGAACTATGGATGCCTTTGGCGCACCAAGGCTGGAGACCTTGTGCCCGTTCAGGGAGTACTTCTA CAGCATTGCCAGAGAAATCTCAGGGCTACATTCAGGTGTTCCTTGATGGAGGACTAAATCAGCAGAGAATGGGC ATTTGTGATGCAGTTGCTCttgctaaaattttgaatgcgACACTTATAATTCCGCATCTTGAAGTAAATCCTGTCTGGCAAGATTCAAG CACATTCATGGATATTTTCGATGTGGATCACTTCATTAATGTGTTGAAAGATGACATACGTATTGCTAAAGAACTTCCTGAGGAATACTTTTGGAGCACCAGAGAGTATTATGCCACAGCCATTCGAGCTACCAGAGTTAAAACAGCACCAGTTCATGCTTCAGCAAACTGGTATCTGGAGAATGTTTTGCCGGTCCTGCAGAG TTATGGGATTGCTGCAATTGCACCATTTTCTCACCGTCTGGCTTTTGACAATATGCCCGAGGACATCCAACGACTAAGATGCAAAGTCAACTTCCAAGCATTAGATTTTGTTCCTCACATCAGAGCTCTTGGGGATGCTCTTGTTAATCGTCTCAGATATCCACATAGCACAAGTGAAGTTGACAGCGCGAGTTACCTAAAAAACGTAGGTGGTGGTTCTAAAGATAAGCAAGGGACTGGAAAGTTCGTTGTGCTCCACCTTCGGTTTGACAAG GATATGGCTGCCCATTCGGCTTGTGACTTTGGTGGAGGTAAGGCTGAAAAGTTGGCCCTGGCCAAATATCGACAAGTGATTTGGCAGGGACGAGTGTTAAATTCTCAATTTACTGATGAGGAGTTGAGGAGTCAGGGAAGGTGCCCATTGACTCCGGAAGAAATCGGATTGCTGCTGGCAGCTTTGGGATTTGATAACAGTACTAGATTGTATCTTGCTTCCCACAAG GTATACGGTGGGGCAGCTAGGATCTCAACGCTACGAAGCATATTTCCATTTATGGAGGACAAGAAGAGTCTGGCCTCTACAGAAGAAAGAGCTCAAATCAAAGGAAAGGCTTCCTTGTTAGCTGCAGTTGATTACTATGTCAGCATGCACAGTGACATCTTCATCTCCGCTTCACCAGGAAATATGCATAACGCTGTG GTGGGTCATCGGACATACGAAAACTTGAAGACTATAAGGCCGAACATGGCACTCTTAGGCCAACTTTTCTTGAACAAGAGCCTGACCTGGCTGGAGTTCCAAGAGGCCGTCGTTAAAGGGCATAAAAGCCGGCAAGGGCTACTCAGACTACGTAAACCAGAACAGTCTATATACACTTATCCTGCTCCTGATTGCATGTGCAGTGCTTGA
- the LOC105178245 gene encoding uncharacterized protein At1g04910 isoform X2, translating to MRHISHSESYKQRGGTMAGALVLLLPFLFPSLFTPFSHALPSVLSEWNAPKPRHSRLLKSALQRQTSDEQQAELWMPLAHQGWRPCARSGSTSTLPEKSQGYIQVFLDGGLNQQRMGICDAVALAKILNATLIIPHLEVNPVWQDSSTFMDIFDVDHFINVLKDDIRIAKELPEEYFWSTREYYATAIRATRVKTAPVHASANWYLENVLPVLQSYGIAAIAPFSHRLAFDNMPEDIQRLRCKVNFQALDFVPHIRALGDALVNRLRYPHSTSEVDSASYLKNVGGGSKDKQGTGKFVVLHLRFDKDMAAHSACDFGGGKAEKLALAKYRQVIWQGRVLNSQFTDEELRSQGRCPLTPEEIGLLLAALGFDNSTRLYLASHKVYGGAARISTLRSIFPFMEDKKSLASTEERAQIKGKASLLAAVDYYVSMHSDIFISASPGNMHNAVVGHRTYENLKTIRPNMALLGQLFLNKSLTWLEFQEAVVKGHKSRQGLLRLRKPEQSIYTYPAPDCMCSA from the exons ATGAGGCATATCTCTCACTCTGAGAGTTATAAACAAAGAGGAGGAACCATGGCTGGTGCCCTTGTGCTGCTGCTGCCCTTTCTGTTTCCCAGTCTTTTCACTCCTTTCAGCCATGCTTTACCCTCTGTTCTCTCG GAGTGGAATGCTCCAAAGCCTAGACACTCACGACTACTTAAGAGTGCTCTGCAACGCCAAACT TCTGATGAGCAACAGGCTGAACTATGGATGCCTTTGGCGCACCAAGGCTGGAGACCTTGTGCCCGTTCAGGGAGTACTTCTA CATTGCCAGAGAAATCTCAGGGCTACATTCAGGTGTTCCTTGATGGAGGACTAAATCAGCAGAGAATGGGC ATTTGTGATGCAGTTGCTCttgctaaaattttgaatgcgACACTTATAATTCCGCATCTTGAAGTAAATCCTGTCTGGCAAGATTCAAG CACATTCATGGATATTTTCGATGTGGATCACTTCATTAATGTGTTGAAAGATGACATACGTATTGCTAAAGAACTTCCTGAGGAATACTTTTGGAGCACCAGAGAGTATTATGCCACAGCCATTCGAGCTACCAGAGTTAAAACAGCACCAGTTCATGCTTCAGCAAACTGGTATCTGGAGAATGTTTTGCCGGTCCTGCAGAG TTATGGGATTGCTGCAATTGCACCATTTTCTCACCGTCTGGCTTTTGACAATATGCCCGAGGACATCCAACGACTAAGATGCAAAGTCAACTTCCAAGCATTAGATTTTGTTCCTCACATCAGAGCTCTTGGGGATGCTCTTGTTAATCGTCTCAGATATCCACATAGCACAAGTGAAGTTGACAGCGCGAGTTACCTAAAAAACGTAGGTGGTGGTTCTAAAGATAAGCAAGGGACTGGAAAGTTCGTTGTGCTCCACCTTCGGTTTGACAAG GATATGGCTGCCCATTCGGCTTGTGACTTTGGTGGAGGTAAGGCTGAAAAGTTGGCCCTGGCCAAATATCGACAAGTGATTTGGCAGGGACGAGTGTTAAATTCTCAATTTACTGATGAGGAGTTGAGGAGTCAGGGAAGGTGCCCATTGACTCCGGAAGAAATCGGATTGCTGCTGGCAGCTTTGGGATTTGATAACAGTACTAGATTGTATCTTGCTTCCCACAAG GTATACGGTGGGGCAGCTAGGATCTCAACGCTACGAAGCATATTTCCATTTATGGAGGACAAGAAGAGTCTGGCCTCTACAGAAGAAAGAGCTCAAATCAAAGGAAAGGCTTCCTTGTTAGCTGCAGTTGATTACTATGTCAGCATGCACAGTGACATCTTCATCTCCGCTTCACCAGGAAATATGCATAACGCTGTG GTGGGTCATCGGACATACGAAAACTTGAAGACTATAAGGCCGAACATGGCACTCTTAGGCCAACTTTTCTTGAACAAGAGCCTGACCTGGCTGGAGTTCCAAGAGGCCGTCGTTAAAGGGCATAAAAGCCGGCAAGGGCTACTCAGACTACGTAAACCAGAACAGTCTATATACACTTATCCTGCTCCTGATTGCATGTGCAGTGCTTGA